In one Thermodesulfobacteriota bacterium genomic region, the following are encoded:
- a CDS encoding RpiB/LacA/LacB family sugar-phosphate isomerase: MKIAVGSDERTYLTDFVMEELVKRGIEVEPHGPLAGEGLQWADVAEEVSRRVADGECDQGILFCWTGTGVSIAANKIPGIRAALCQDAKAAEGARKWNDANVLAMSLRAVSPVVAGEILDAWFTASPDESERENIEKVEKLEKKHCR, translated from the coding sequence ATGAAAATCGCCGTTGGAAGCGACGAGCGGACGTATCTCACGGACTTCGTCATGGAAGAACTGGTTAAAAGGGGCATAGAGGTCGAGCCCCACGGCCCTCTCGCGGGCGAAGGTCTTCAGTGGGCGGACGTCGCCGAGGAGGTCTCCAGGAGGGTCGCCGATGGGGAATGCGACCAGGGGATACTCTTCTGCTGGACGGGTACGGGCGTCAGCATAGCGGCGAACAAGATTCCAGGCATACGCGCGGCCCTTTGCCAGGACGCCAAAGCGGCCGAAGGGGCGCGGAAGTGGAACGATGCCAACGTCCTGGCGATGAGTCTCCGGGCCGTGTCGCCCGTCGTGGCGGGCGAGATATTAGACGCCTGGTTTACGGCTTCGCCCGATGAAAGCGAGCGGGAAAATATAGAGAAGGTGGAAAAGCTCGAAAAGAAGCATTGCAGGTAG
- the crcB gene encoding fluoride efflux transporter CrcB: MSNLVYIAAGGVIGAILRYTVTGAVFRLVPGVFPWGTLLVNITGCLAIGAVWHLFEGFYITPNMRLFLMVGLLGAYTTFSSFGLETLNLLREGEVGHALFYVLASNIIGVAAVYAGILVTRGLTGLLR, from the coding sequence ATGTCGAACCTCGTTTATATAGCTGCGGGCGGCGTAATAGGAGCCATACTCAGGTATACGGTCACGGGGGCGGTCTTCAGGCTCGTTCCGGGCGTGTTCCCCTGGGGGACGCTTCTCGTGAACATCACCGGCTGCCTCGCAATCGGCGCAGTGTGGCACCTTTTCGAGGGTTTCTACATTACTCCCAACATGAGGCTTTTCCTTATGGTCGGCCTGCTCGGTGCTTATACGACTTTCTCGAGCTTCGGCCTTGAAACCCTTAACCTCCTGAGGGAAGGCGAGGTCGGCCATGCGCTCTTCTATGTCCTTGCGAGCAACATCATAGGCGTAGCAGCCGTATACGCCGGAATCCTCGTGACCAGAGGTCTCACAGGGCTTCTCAGGTAA
- a CDS encoding methyltransferase domain-containing protein: MAWNPELYGKFQKERFVPFEDLSGLVEIREGMDVIDLGCGTGELTERLSDMLPGSRVLGIDSSPEMLGKAAPRVRPGLDFELLPVQDAGGEWDLVFSNAALQWVPDHGKLVPRLISLLKPGGQIAVQVPSNHVHITQRLAGETAGEEPFRSALGGWLRIPSVLTITEYAELLYENGCAGVTVFEKVFPHVLDDARAVLEWLSGTVLLSYFSRLQPPLDEAFRNALMEKLEKLYPEGPVFYPFRRIFFSGFRGRRPD, translated from the coding sequence ATGGCATGGAATCCAGAGCTCTACGGGAAATTTCAGAAAGAGCGGTTCGTGCCTTTCGAAGACCTGAGCGGTCTCGTGGAAATAAGGGAAGGTATGGACGTTATCGATCTTGGCTGCGGCACAGGCGAGCTCACCGAGAGGCTTTCTGATATGCTCCCCGGCAGCCGGGTTCTCGGAATAGATTCCTCGCCGGAGATGCTCGGTAAGGCTGCGCCGAGGGTAAGGCCCGGGCTCGATTTCGAGCTCCTGCCCGTACAGGACGCGGGCGGGGAATGGGATCTCGTCTTCTCGAACGCCGCTCTCCAGTGGGTTCCCGATCACGGAAAACTCGTACCGCGCCTGATATCGCTTCTAAAACCCGGGGGCCAGATCGCTGTCCAGGTTCCGTCGAACCACGTGCACATAACACAGCGCCTCGCCGGCGAAACCGCCGGAGAAGAGCCTTTCAGGAGCGCCCTCGGAGGATGGTTACGAATTCCGTCCGTACTCACCATTACTGAATACGCCGAGCTCCTTTACGAGAACGGATGCGCCGGCGTTACAGTATTCGAAAAGGTATTCCCGCATGTCCTGGACGATGCCCGGGCCGTTCTCGAATGGCTCTCCGGCACTGTGCTTTTATCTTATTTCAGCCGCCTCCAGCCTCCGCTCGACGAGGCTTTCAGGAACGCCCTTATGGAAAAGCTCGAAAAGCTCTACCCGGAAGGGCCGGTGTTCTATCCCTTCAGACGCATATTCTTTTCGGGGTTCAGGGGAAGGCGGCCGGATTAA
- a CDS encoding GNAT family protein: MDDKLILRAGSYLELELLREDHAAELFELIDGNREYLKKWLPWLDNNRYLQNTIDFITFSRKQFKESVSLTLAIMYRGKIAGVIGFHKVDWMNHSTSIGYWLGERYQGKGIVTKSCRALMAYGFGSLGFNRIEIRCAPGNSKSRAIPERLGLVEEGTLREAEWLYDHYVDHVVYSMLRKDWDPGGEESWR, encoded by the coding sequence ATGGACGACAAGCTTATACTGAGAGCCGGGAGTTACCTCGAGCTCGAGCTGCTTCGGGAAGATCATGCCGCCGAGCTCTTCGAGCTCATCGACGGGAACAGGGAGTATCTTAAAAAATGGCTCCCCTGGCTCGACAACAACAGGTACCTCCAGAACACGATAGACTTCATCACCTTCAGCCGAAAGCAGTTCAAAGAGAGCGTATCCCTTACACTGGCGATTATGTACAGGGGGAAGATCGCCGGGGTGATAGGCTTTCACAAGGTAGACTGGATGAATCATTCGACCAGCATCGGCTACTGGCTCGGCGAGAGATATCAGGGAAAGGGAATAGTCACGAAGTCCTGCCGCGCCCTGATGGCTTACGGCTTCGGCAGCCTCGGTTTTAACCGGATAGAGATAAGATGCGCCCCTGGTAACAGCAAGAGCAGGGCGATCCCCGAGCGTCTGGGCCTTGTGGAAGAGGGCACGCTCAGAGAAGCCGAATGGCTCTACGACCACTACGTCGATCACGTAGTCTACAGCATGCTGAGAAAGGATTGGGATCCTGGTGGTGAGGAAAGCTGGCGGTAA
- a CDS encoding SDR family oxidoreductase, translating to MKLLEGKTALITGGGTGIGRETARLFAEEGANVVITGRKEESLAEAAAVNNGAISYLVKDVSREEDCRAAVEYTLDKFGRLDILFNNAGVIYKVETHDTTTEQWETTFDINVRGMFLMSKYAIPHMLERKYGCIVNNSSILGLKASRGFAAYNSSKGAVGQLTKSMALEYAALGIRVNAICPGTIYTPMVEYVFEEWGDREMARQRYLSVHPIKRFGDTSEAARAVLFLCDDRVGFITGVLLPVDGGLSAK from the coding sequence ATGAAACTTCTCGAAGGAAAGACCGCCCTCATAACGGGCGGCGGCACTGGTATAGGTAGGGAAACGGCGCGGCTGTTCGCGGAAGAAGGGGCGAACGTCGTTATAACGGGACGGAAGGAAGAGAGCCTCGCCGAAGCGGCGGCAGTGAATAACGGCGCTATAAGCTACCTCGTAAAAGACGTATCCAGAGAAGAGGACTGCAGGGCCGCCGTCGAATACACCCTGGATAAATTCGGCCGGCTGGACATCCTTTTCAACAATGCCGGGGTTATTTACAAGGTGGAGACACACGACACGACGACGGAGCAGTGGGAAACTACATTCGACATAAACGTCAGGGGAATGTTCCTCATGTCGAAGTACGCCATACCCCACATGCTCGAACGGAAATACGGCTGCATCGTCAACAACTCGTCCATACTCGGGCTCAAGGCTTCGAGGGGGTTCGCAGCGTATAACTCCTCCAAGGGTGCGGTCGGCCAGCTCACCAAAAGCATGGCGCTCGAATACGCGGCGCTAGGCATACGCGTTAACGCCATCTGCCCCGGAACCATTTACACCCCCATGGTCGAATATGTTTTCGAGGAATGGGGGGACAGGGAAATGGCGAGACAGAGGTACCTTTCAGTCCATCCGATAAAGCGCTTCGGGGATACGAGCGAGGCAGCACGGGCAGTGCTTTTCCTCTGCGACGACAGGGTGGGATTCATTACCGGCGTCCTTCTCCCCGTGGACGGCGGCCTGAGCGCGAAGTAG